A region from the Pseudomonas sp. KU26590 genome encodes:
- a CDS encoding MFS transporter: MLAMIFIVTVFNYVDRATLSIAAPSMRTDLSFDAVTMGIAFSAFGWAYTSMQIPGGIVLDRYGSRAVLGLSLIIWSALTYLQGYVDLFSSAFLVLFVLRFLMGVAESPAFPANNRLTVMWFPRHERGLATAVFQSAQYFALAVFTPLMVLLLNSFGWQHVFFWTGGAGILIGLLWFRMVREPRSDKRANQAEIDYIEAGGGLPDMGDVKTPFSWKRVRAIGGNRMMLGVYLGQFCLTSITWFFLTWFPTYLIEAKGMTMLKVGLVAAIPPIAGCLGGMIGGIWSDWMLKKGFSLTTARKTPIICGLLLSSSIVIANYTQSVALVIAVMSLAFFAKGVGNLGWCIVGDVSPKRAMGISGAMFNFCGNIASIVTPIAIGVLVNQMGSFDSALIYVAAMGLLGAFAYLVIVGPLTRLEIDDLDDDAVAPVVEAPTKPDLANSRA, translated from the coding sequence ATGCTTGCGATGATATTTATCGTGACTGTTTTCAATTACGTCGACCGCGCGACGTTGTCGATTGCTGCCCCCTCCATGCGCACTGACCTGAGCTTCGACGCCGTCACCATGGGCATCGCTTTCTCCGCATTCGGCTGGGCTTACACCAGCATGCAAATCCCCGGAGGCATCGTCCTCGACCGGTACGGCTCCCGCGCGGTGCTCGGATTGAGCTTGATTATCTGGTCGGCGCTGACCTATCTGCAGGGCTACGTCGACCTGTTCAGCTCCGCATTTCTGGTGCTGTTTGTGCTGCGCTTTCTGATGGGGGTCGCTGAATCCCCGGCGTTTCCGGCTAATAACCGCCTGACCGTCATGTGGTTTCCTCGCCATGAACGTGGCCTGGCGACGGCGGTTTTCCAGTCGGCGCAATATTTCGCCCTCGCTGTTTTCACGCCTCTGATGGTGCTGTTGCTCAACAGCTTCGGCTGGCAGCACGTGTTTTTCTGGACGGGCGGGGCAGGGATCCTGATCGGTCTGCTGTGGTTCAGGATGGTCCGTGAGCCGCGCAGTGACAAACGCGCCAATCAGGCCGAAATCGATTACATCGAGGCAGGCGGTGGGTTGCCTGACATGGGTGACGTAAAGACCCCCTTCAGTTGGAAGCGCGTTCGTGCGATCGGCGGTAACCGGATGATGCTGGGGGTGTACCTCGGCCAGTTCTGTCTGACGTCGATCACCTGGTTTTTCCTGACCTGGTTTCCGACTTATCTGATTGAAGCCAAAGGCATGACCATGCTCAAAGTGGGCCTCGTCGCGGCCATCCCGCCCATCGCCGGCTGCCTGGGTGGCATGATCGGTGGCATCTGGTCCGACTGGATGCTCAAGAAGGGCTTCAGCCTGACGACCGCCCGCAAGACTCCGATTATCTGTGGGCTGTTGCTGTCCAGCAGCATCGTCATTGCCAACTACACCCAGTCTGTCGCGCTCGTGATCGCTGTGATGTCGCTGGCGTTTTTCGCCAAGGGCGTCGGCAATCTCGGTTGGTGCATTGTCGGGGACGTCTCGCCCAAACGTGCCATGGGCATCAGCGGTGCAATGTTCAACTTCTGCGGCAACATCGCCAGCATCGTGACGCCCATTGCCATCGGCGTGCTGGTCAACCAGATGGGATCGTTCGATTCGGCACTGATCTACGTCGCCGCCATGGGCCTGCTCGGTGCATTCGCCTACCTGGTCATTGTCGGGCCGCTGACTCGTCTGGAGATCGACGACCTCGACGACGATGCGGTGGCTCCGGTTGTCGAGGCGCCCACAAAACCGGATCTCGCGAACTCTCGCGCGTGA